One window of Mesorhizobium sp. PAMC28654 genomic DNA carries:
- a CDS encoding alpha-D-ribose 1-methylphosphonate 5-triphosphate diphosphatase, whose amino-acid sequence MWLSEFEIVLRDRVIRSGAVRIEEGRIAEVRDEPVENADMLGGGRLLLPGFIDMHGDMVEKEVEPRTGVHVPMKTGIAELDKKLASCGVTTAYAALSFIGASVTSGVLRSEEHTSAIIETIAELKDDLLVDHRIHARFEVTFTPAIAMLQRLMDAGRLHLISLMDHTPGQGQYRDVELYIARIARERGMSVADASEVVGHRMAGREGQGEVLNALQDLSARARASGIVLASHDDDTPEKVELVHGLGAVLSEFPVTLEAAQEARRLGMHTVMGAPNALRGNSYSGNLSARQAYGAGLLDMLASDYHPASILPAVLGLAELRDDGLVAAAALTSANPARALGLTDRGAIEPGLLADLVVADRRPVARVRATFRSGRMIYSDGTLTARRH is encoded by the coding sequence GATTGCCGAGGTCCGCGACGAGCCTGTCGAGAATGCCGATATGCTGGGCGGCGGCCGCCTGTTGCTGCCCGGCTTCATCGACATGCACGGCGACATGGTGGAGAAGGAAGTGGAGCCGCGCACCGGCGTCCATGTGCCGATGAAGACCGGCATTGCCGAACTCGACAAGAAGCTGGCTTCCTGTGGCGTCACCACGGCCTATGCGGCGCTTTCCTTCATCGGCGCCAGCGTCACAAGCGGCGTGCTTCGCTCGGAAGAACACACATCGGCGATCATCGAGACCATAGCCGAACTGAAAGACGATCTGCTGGTCGATCATCGCATCCATGCCCGCTTCGAGGTGACCTTCACCCCGGCAATCGCCATGCTGCAAAGGCTGATGGACGCCGGTAGGCTGCACCTGATCTCGCTGATGGATCACACGCCCGGACAGGGGCAGTACCGCGACGTCGAACTCTACATCGCCCGCATCGCCAGGGAGCGCGGCATGTCCGTCGCCGACGCATCGGAGGTCGTCGGCCACCGCATGGCCGGGCGGGAAGGCCAGGGCGAAGTGCTCAACGCGCTGCAGGACCTGTCGGCCCGTGCCCGTGCCAGCGGCATCGTGCTCGCCTCGCATGACGACGACACTCCGGAAAAGGTGGAACTCGTCCATGGCCTCGGCGCCGTGCTCAGCGAATTCCCGGTGACCCTGGAAGCGGCGCAAGAAGCCCGTAGGCTGGGAATGCATACGGTGATGGGCGCTCCCAATGCGCTGCGCGGCAATTCCTATTCCGGCAATCTCTCCGCCCGGCAAGCCTATGGGGCCGGATTGCTCGACATGCTGGCCAGCGATTATCATCCGGCCTCGATCCTGCCGGCGGTTCTCGGCCTGGCTGAGTTGCGGGACGACGGTCTCGTGGCGGCGGCCGCACTGACCAGCGCCAATCCGGCCAGGGCACTCGGGCTCACCGATCGCGGCGCCATCGAGCCGGGACTCCTGGCCGATCTCGTCGTGGCGGATCGCCGGCCGGTGGCGCGCGTCCGAGCCACGTTCCGCTCAGGACGGATGATCTACAGCGACGGCACTCTGACCGCGCGCAGGCATTGA
- a CDS encoding Dyp-type peroxidase: MVSSLPPPVSQSVAARLTRAAIFLVVTVNPGSAAEETVRSVCGDLSSLLRGVGFRNLNGQLSCIMGFGSDAWDRLFGAPRPKDLHPFREIRGVHHAVSTPGDLLFHIRAASMDLCFELATHIMSRLAGSVTTVDEVHGFKFFDDRDLLGFVDGTENPVGQTASTATLVGDEDATFAGGSYVIVQKYLHDVERWNKVSVEEQEKIIGRHKLSDIEQLDSAKKPYAHNVLTSIEENGEQLQIVRDNMPFGQVGKGEFGTYFIGYARSPHRIEKMLENMFIGNPPGTYDHLLDFSRAVTGTLFFVPTVDFLDDVTVEAAADTGTNEPLAPEAPRPDALTNDGSLGIGSLKKEARHE; the protein is encoded by the coding sequence ATGGTTTCAAGCTTGCCGCCTCCCGTCTCCCAATCCGTCGCCGCCAGGCTGACGCGGGCGGCGATATTCCTGGTCGTGACCGTCAATCCCGGATCGGCGGCCGAGGAAACGGTGCGTAGCGTGTGCGGCGATCTCTCCAGCCTGCTGCGCGGCGTGGGATTCCGCAATCTCAACGGCCAGCTGTCCTGCATCATGGGGTTCGGCTCCGATGCCTGGGACAGGTTGTTTGGAGCGCCGAGGCCGAAGGACCTGCATCCATTCCGTGAGATACGAGGCGTGCATCACGCCGTCTCGACGCCGGGCGACCTCCTGTTTCACATCCGCGCGGCGAGCATGGACCTCTGCTTCGAACTGGCGACACACATCATGTCCCGGCTCGCTGGTTCGGTCACGACGGTGGACGAGGTGCACGGCTTCAAGTTTTTCGACGACCGCGACCTGCTCGGCTTTGTCGACGGCACTGAAAACCCGGTGGGCCAGACGGCCAGCACGGCCACCCTTGTCGGCGATGAAGACGCCACCTTTGCTGGCGGCAGCTACGTGATCGTGCAAAAATACCTGCACGACGTGGAGCGGTGGAACAAGGTGTCTGTCGAGGAGCAAGAGAAAATCATCGGCAGGCACAAGCTGTCCGATATCGAACAGCTCGATTCCGCGAAGAAGCCCTACGCCCACAATGTCCTGACGTCGATCGAGGAGAATGGCGAGCAGCTTCAGATCGTGCGCGACAACATGCCGTTCGGTCAGGTGGGGAAAGGAGAGTTCGGCACCTATTTCATCGGCTACGCCCGTTCCCCCCACCGCATCGAGAAGATGCTGGAGAACATGTTCATCGGCAATCCGCCGGGCACCTACGACCATCTCCTGGATTTCAGCCGCGCGGTGACGGGGACGCTGTTCTTCGTGCCGACGGTGGATTTCCTGGACGATGTCACTGTCGAGGCGGCTGCCGACACTGGCACCAATGAGCCGCTGGCCCCCGAGGCGCCCCGGCCGGACGCGCTAACCAACGATGGTTCACTCGGCATCGGATCCCTGAAGAAAGAGGCACGACATGAATAA